A genome region from Nicotiana tabacum cultivar K326 chromosome 13, ASM71507v2, whole genome shotgun sequence includes the following:
- the LOC107801530 gene encoding caffeoylshikimate esterase-like, with amino-acid sequence MKHPVAEANEVSPFGSLSPDEFYYRHSVSHGSEFITNSRGLKLFTQWWTPLPPSNPIGVVCVVHGFTGESSWFVQLTAVHFAKHGFSVCAIDHQGHGFSDGLVAHIPDINPVVDDCIAFFDSFRRRHAPPYLPSFLYAESLGGAIALLITLRQGNSALNKPFDGVVLNGAMCGISAKFKPPWPLEHLLDIAAFLIPTWRVVPTRGSIPEVSFKMEWKRKLAVASPRRPLGRPRAATARELVRVCGDLQRRFEEVKVPFLIIHGGGDVVCDLACVEDLYRRASSEDKTLNVYPGMWHQLVGEPEENVEQVFSDVLEWLTTRAERAAEKKAAEDGGA; translated from the exons ATGAAGCATCCAGTTGCAGAGGCAAACGAAGTGAGCCCATTCGGGTCATTAAGCCCTGACGAGTTCTATTATCGCCACTCAGTGAGTCACGGCTCCGAGTTCATCACCAATTCTCGAGGTCTCAAACTCTTCACTCAGTGGTGGACCCCACTCCCTCCCTCTAACCCCATCGGCGTCGTCTGCGTCGTTCACGGATTCACCGGCGAGTCCAGCTGGTTCGTTCAACTCACCGCCGTTCACTTCGCCAAGCACGGTTTCTCCGTCTGCGCAATCGATCATCAGGGCCATGGCTTCTCCGATGGCCTCGTGGCTCATATACCCGACATTAACCCCGTTGTCGATGACTGCATcgccttcttcgattctttccgTCGGCGCCACGCGCCGCCGTATCTCCCGTCGTTTCTCTACGCTGAATCTCTCGGCGGCGCAATTGCTCTTCTCATCACTCTCCGGCAGGGAAATTCTGCTCTTAATAAGCCTTTTGACGGCGTCGTTTTGAACGGGGCCATGTGCGGTATCAGCGCTAAGTTCAAACCGCCGTGGCCTTTGGAGCATCTTCTGGACATTGCAGCATTTCTCATTCCCACATGGCGCGTTGTTCCCACTCGCGGCTCTATTCCTGAAGTCTCATTCAAG ATGGAGTGGAAGAGGAAACTGGCAGTGGCAAGCCCTAGGAGGCCATTGGGGAGACCACGAGCGGCGACGGCGCGTGAACTGGTGAGAGTATGCGGGGATCTGCAGAGGAGATTCGAAGAAGTGAAGGTGCCGTTTCTGATCATACACGGCGGCGGGGACGTCGTCTGCGATCTGGCTTGCGTCGAGGACCTTTACCGGCGAGCGTCTAGTGAAGACAAAACTCTGAATGTTTACCCGGGAATGTGGCACCAGTTGGTAGGCGAACCGGAGGAGAATGTGGAACAAGTGTTCAGCGATGTTTTGGAGTGGCTGACAACCAGAGCAGAGCGTGCCGCCGAGAAGAAAGCGGCAGAGGACGGCGGCGCGTAG